A section of the Pseudomonas tritici genome encodes:
- a CDS encoding DUF2062 domain-containing protein, with product MPRRLFKRYMPDPSSIREHKSLQFLGTLLHDPNLWHLNRHSVARAMAVGLFAAFIPIPLQMLLAAVLAITVRGNMPIAVSLVWLTNPITMPVVFICTYMTGAWLMNVPPRSLPDDLTWEWISGQLSTLWQPFLLGSVVLGLVLGALAYCLTMGYWRWWVAHQWKKRKQRRA from the coding sequence ATGCCACGGCGCTTATTCAAACGGTACATGCCTGACCCCAGCAGTATCAGGGAACACAAGTCATTACAGTTTCTCGGCACATTGCTGCATGACCCGAACCTCTGGCACCTCAACCGGCACTCGGTCGCGCGCGCGATGGCCGTAGGTTTGTTCGCGGCCTTTATCCCGATTCCCTTGCAGATGCTGCTGGCGGCCGTCCTGGCGATTACCGTGCGCGGCAACATGCCCATCGCGGTCAGCCTGGTGTGGCTGACCAACCCGATCACCATGCCGGTGGTGTTTATCTGCACCTACATGACCGGCGCCTGGCTGATGAACGTGCCACCCCGCAGCCTGCCCGATGACCTGACCTGGGAATGGATCAGCGGGCAACTGAGTACGTTGTGGCAGCCGTTCCTGCTCGGTTCAGTGGTATTGGGACTGGTGCTGGGCGCCCTCGCCTACTGCCTGACCATGGGCTATTGGCGCTGGTGGGTTGCCCATCAGTGGAAAAAGCGCAAACAACGCCGCGCTTAG
- a CDS encoding low molecular weight protein-tyrosine-phosphatase: MEVLFVCLGNICRSPTAEGVLRHKLREAGLAGQVEVASAGTGEWHIGNPPDKRSQRAALVRGYDLSAQRAQQVSRADFARYDLILAMDHSNLRNLKAMQPGQGTAELDLFLRRYDGEVDEVPDPYYEGEQGFERVLDLIERACDLLVIELKGRL; this comes from the coding sequence ATGGAGGTCTTGTTTGTCTGCCTGGGCAATATCTGTCGCTCGCCCACCGCAGAAGGCGTGCTGCGCCATAAATTGCGCGAAGCGGGTTTGGCAGGGCAGGTCGAGGTCGCGTCCGCCGGTACGGGTGAATGGCATATTGGCAACCCACCGGATAAGCGCAGCCAACGTGCGGCGCTGGTGCGCGGCTATGACTTGTCGGCCCAGCGGGCCCAGCAGGTCTCCCGCGCCGACTTTGCGCGCTATGACCTGATCCTGGCCATGGACCACAGCAACCTGCGCAACCTCAAGGCCATGCAGCCGGGCCAGGGCACAGCGGAGCTGGACCTGTTCCTGCGCCGCTACGACGGCGAAGTGGACGAAGTGCCAGACCCGTATTACGAAGGTGAACAAGGCTTCGAGCGGGTTCTGGACCTGATCGAACGCGCCTGTGATTTATTGGTGATCGAATTGAAGGGGCGGTTATGA
- a CDS encoding ExbD/TolR family protein has product MKFRRKQRENVDINLASLIDVVFILLLFFVVTTTFTRQTELRVDLPEAVSGSPAEDQEVKQLDIAISADGVFSVNNQLLEKNDLNSLMEALQKESGGDTKLPLSISADGKTQHQAVITAMDAAGKLGFSHLRMTTVEAASQP; this is encoded by the coding sequence GTGAAATTTCGCCGCAAGCAACGGGAAAATGTCGATATCAACCTCGCGTCGCTGATCGACGTGGTGTTTATCCTGCTGCTGTTTTTTGTCGTTACCACCACCTTTACCCGGCAAACCGAGCTGCGCGTTGACCTGCCGGAAGCCGTGAGCGGTTCGCCGGCCGAAGACCAGGAGGTCAAGCAACTGGACATCGCCATCAGCGCCGACGGGGTGTTTTCAGTGAATAACCAGTTGCTCGAAAAGAACGATCTCAACAGCCTGATGGAGGCCTTGCAGAAAGAGTCCGGCGGCGATACCAAGCTGCCGCTGTCGATCAGTGCCGATGGCAAGACCCAGCACCAAGCCGTGATCACTGCCATGGATGCCGCCGGCAAGCTCGGTTTCAGCCACCTGCGCATGACCACCGTCGAGGCAGCGAGCCAACCCTGA
- a CDS encoding glycine zipper domain-containing protein — translation MKMTLPALVLGVLISQGAIAAGDGTAALGGGVGGALGNIVGQQLGGSTGAAVGAGLGGAAGGAVGAQKGKRTEAAIGGGVGSAGGSLIGNRLGGTTGSTIGAGLGGAAGGALGNNLADDESNHRSDGKKHKGNNKHKHKNKRH, via the coding sequence ATGAAAATGACACTACCCGCCCTGGTGTTGGGTGTTCTGATATCGCAAGGAGCGATAGCCGCCGGTGATGGTACAGCCGCTCTTGGAGGTGGCGTTGGTGGTGCACTTGGCAATATCGTCGGCCAACAGCTTGGCGGCTCAACGGGTGCAGCGGTAGGCGCAGGCTTAGGGGGGGCCGCCGGTGGAGCAGTCGGTGCCCAGAAGGGTAAGAGGACAGAAGCTGCGATAGGCGGCGGAGTTGGCTCTGCGGGTGGGTCACTTATAGGCAATCGTCTGGGCGGCACAACTGGTTCGACTATCGGAGCGGGTCTCGGTGGCGCTGCAGGTGGCGCGCTCGGCAACAACCTGGCGGATGATGAGAGCAATCATCGATCTGACGGGAAAAAGCACAAAGGCAACAATAAGCACAAGCATAAGAACAAGCGCCATTGA
- the lpxK gene encoding tetraacyldisaccharide 4'-kinase: MVMSDRLLKAWYEGHPALTLLRPLESLYRRVVQRKRARFLAGEGEIYQSPVPVVVVGNITVGGTGKTPLILWLIEHCRRSGLRVGVVSRGYGAKPPRLPWRVEANHSAEVAGDEPLLIVQRCGVPLVIDPDRSRAVKALLASETLDLILSDDGLQHYRLARDLELVLIDAARGLGNRRCLPAGPLREPVERLQSVDALLYNGAASDRDDGFAFRLQPSALVNLKTGERQPVDHFAAGQQVHAVAGIGNPQRFFNTLETLHWQPIPHAFADHAPYSAEVLNFSPSLPLVMTEKDAVKCRAFAQPDWWYLAVDALPSPAFVAWFDTQLMRLLPARLLP, from the coding sequence ATGGTCATGTCCGATCGTTTGCTCAAGGCCTGGTACGAGGGCCATCCGGCGCTCACGTTGCTGCGGCCGCTGGAGTCCTTGTACCGCCGAGTGGTGCAGCGCAAGCGCGCACGTTTCCTTGCGGGTGAGGGCGAGATCTATCAGTCGCCCGTGCCCGTGGTGGTGGTCGGTAATATCACCGTGGGTGGCACCGGCAAGACCCCGTTGATCCTGTGGTTGATAGAGCACTGCCGACGCAGCGGCTTGCGCGTGGGGGTGGTCAGCCGGGGTTATGGGGCCAAGCCGCCGCGGTTGCCGTGGCGGGTCGAAGCTAACCACAGTGCCGAAGTGGCGGGCGACGAACCCTTATTGATCGTGCAGCGCTGCGGCGTACCGTTAGTGATCGACCCCGATCGCAGCCGTGCGGTCAAGGCGCTGCTGGCCAGTGAAACCCTGGACCTGATCCTCTCCGACGATGGCCTGCAGCATTACCGCCTGGCCCGCGACCTTGAATTGGTGCTGATCGACGCCGCCCGTGGCCTGGGCAATCGCCGTTGCCTGCCGGCGGGGCCGTTGCGCGAACCCGTGGAGCGGCTGCAGAGTGTCGATGCGCTGTTGTATAACGGCGCCGCAAGCGACCGAGACGATGGTTTTGCCTTTCGCTTACAGCCTTCCGCACTGGTCAATCTGAAGACCGGCGAGCGCCAGCCGGTCGATCACTTTGCGGCGGGCCAGCAGGTGCATGCGGTCGCCGGTATCGGCAACCCGCAGCGTTTCTTCAACACCCTCGAAACGCTACACTGGCAGCCGATACCCCATGCGTTTGCCGACCACGCGCCGTACAGCGCCGAAGTCCTGAATTTTTCACCGTCATTGCCGCTGGTCATGACCGAAAAGGACGCGGTGAAGTGCCGCGCCTTTGCCCAGCCCGACTGGTGGTACCTTGCGGTGGATGCGCTGCCGTCGCCGGCGTTTGTCGCCTGGTTCGACACGCAGCTGATGCGCCTGTTGCCTGCCCGTCTCTTGCCTTAA
- the murB gene encoding UDP-N-acetylmuramate dehydrogenase, translating into MTLQVLSQVSLKPFNSFGIDVRAQLFAEAHSDDDVREALAYSAAHAVPLLVIGGGSNLLLTQDIPALVLRMATQGIRVVHDDGTQVVVEAQAGEAWHPFVLWTLEQGFCGLENLSLIPGTVGAAPMQNIGAYGVEIKDVFAGLTALDRHTGELREFSLEECNFAYRDSLFKHETGRWLILRVRFALSRTSHLKLDYGPVQQRLAGQGITEATPSDVSRAICSIRREKLPDPAELGNAGSFFKNPLVSQVLAAELQALYPDLVAYPQPDGQMKLAAGWLIDKAGWKGFREGDAGVHKLQALVLVNYGGASGHDIANLAQRIQQDIAQRFKVDLEMEPNKY; encoded by the coding sequence ATGACCTTGCAGGTGCTCTCACAGGTATCGCTCAAGCCCTTCAATAGCTTTGGCATCGACGTACGCGCCCAGTTGTTCGCCGAGGCTCACAGCGACGATGACGTCCGCGAGGCCCTGGCTTATTCAGCCGCACATGCGGTGCCACTGCTGGTGATCGGTGGTGGCAGCAACTTGCTGCTGACCCAGGACATTCCTGCGCTGGTCTTGCGCATGGCGACCCAAGGCATCCGCGTGGTCCACGATGACGGCACGCAGGTGGTGGTCGAGGCGCAAGCGGGCGAAGCCTGGCACCCCTTCGTGCTATGGACCCTGGAACAGGGTTTCTGCGGCCTGGAAAATCTCAGCCTCATCCCCGGTACTGTTGGCGCAGCACCGATGCAGAACATCGGCGCCTACGGCGTGGAGATCAAGGACGTATTCGCCGGGCTGACCGCCCTGGATCGCCACACCGGCGAACTGCGCGAATTCAGCCTGGAAGAATGCAACTTTGCCTACCGTGACAGCCTGTTCAAGCACGAAACCGGCCGCTGGCTGATCCTGCGGGTGCGCTTCGCCCTGAGCCGCACCAGCCACCTGAAACTTGACTACGGCCCGGTGCAGCAGCGCCTGGCGGGGCAGGGGATCACTGAAGCGACGCCGAGTGACGTCAGCCGTGCGATCTGCAGCATCCGCCGCGAAAAACTGCCGGACCCGGCAGAGCTTGGCAATGCGGGAAGCTTCTTCAAGAACCCATTGGTGTCCCAGGTGTTGGCAGCTGAGCTGCAGGCGCTGTACCCGGACCTGGTGGCTTATCCGCAGCCCGATGGGCAGATGAAGCTCGCGGCCGGTTGGCTGATCGACAAGGCTGGCTGGAAAGGCTTTCGTGAGGGGGATGCAGGTGTGCACAAACTGCAGGCGCTGGTGTTGGTCAACTATGGCGGTGCCTCGGGGCACGATATTGCCAACCTGGCTCAGCGGATCCAGCAGGATATTGCGCAGCGTTTCAAGGTTGATCTGGAGATGGAACCCAACAAATACTGA
- a CDS encoding Trm112 family protein, with product MDTKLLDILACPICKGPLKLSADKTELISKGAGLAYPIRDGIPVMLESEARTLTTDERLDK from the coding sequence ATGGACACCAAACTGCTCGATATCCTCGCTTGCCCGATCTGCAAAGGCCCGCTCAAGCTCAGCGCCGACAAAACCGAGCTGATCAGCAAAGGCGCCGGCCTGGCTTACCCGATCCGTGATGGCATCCCGGTAATGCTGGAAAGCGAAGCCCGCACCCTGACCACCGATGAGCGCTTGGATAAATGA
- a CDS encoding MotA/TolQ/ExbB proton channel family protein: MWELVKSGGWMMLPIIMSSIAALGIVAERLWTLRASRVTPEHLLGQVWAWIKNKQLDKEKLKELRANSPLGEILAAGLANSKHGREIMKECIEEAAARVIHELERYINALGTIAAMAPLLGLLGTVLGMIDIFSSFMGSGMTTNAAVLAGGISKALITTAAGLMVGIPSVFFHRFLQRRIDELVVGMEQEAIKLVEVVQGDRDVDLVGGKA, encoded by the coding sequence GTGTGGGAATTGGTCAAATCCGGCGGCTGGATGATGTTGCCGATCATCATGAGTTCTATCGCCGCACTCGGCATCGTCGCCGAACGCCTGTGGACCCTGCGCGCCAGTCGCGTCACCCCCGAGCACCTATTGGGGCAGGTCTGGGCCTGGATCAAGAACAAGCAACTGGACAAGGAAAAACTCAAGGAACTGCGCGCCAACTCCCCGTTGGGTGAAATCCTTGCCGCCGGCCTGGCCAACTCCAAGCATGGTCGCGAGATCATGAAAGAGTGCATCGAGGAGGCTGCCGCCCGTGTCATTCATGAACTGGAGCGCTACATCAATGCCCTCGGCACCATCGCTGCCATGGCGCCGTTGCTCGGTTTGCTGGGGACGGTGCTGGGCATGATCGATATTTTCAGCTCGTTCATGGGCTCCGGCATGACCACCAACGCGGCCGTATTGGCCGGTGGTATCTCCAAGGCGCTGATCACCACGGCAGCGGGCCTGATGGTCGGTATTCCTTCGGTATTCTTCCACCGTTTCCTGCAACGGCGCATCGATGAGCTGGTGGTCGGCATGGAGCAGGAAGCCATCAAACTGGTGGAAGTCGTGCAGGGTGACCGTGACGTTGATCTGGTTGGGGGCAAAGCGTGA
- a CDS encoding Bax inhibitor-1/YccA family protein: protein MREQNYAVNGNAQAEQLEVSRVLRNTYGLLALTLAFSGVMAFVAQQMRVGYPNIFVVLIGFYGLFFLTNKLRDSAWGLVSAFALTGFMGFILGPILNRYLGMAGGAEVVSSAFAMTALVFGGLSAYVLITRKDMSFLGGFITAGFFVLLAAVVAGMFFQISGLQLAISAGFVLFSSVCILFQTSAIIHGGERNYIMATVSLYVSIYNLFISLLQIFGIMSRDD, encoded by the coding sequence ATGCGCGAACAGAATTACGCAGTGAATGGCAACGCGCAGGCTGAGCAGCTTGAAGTCAGCCGCGTGTTGCGCAACACCTATGGCTTGCTCGCCCTTACCCTCGCATTCAGCGGCGTAATGGCGTTTGTGGCTCAGCAGATGCGCGTCGGCTACCCGAACATCTTTGTCGTGCTGATCGGCTTCTACGGGCTGTTCTTCCTGACCAACAAGCTGCGCGACTCGGCCTGGGGCTTGGTGTCGGCGTTTGCCTTGACCGGTTTCATGGGCTTTATCCTCGGCCCGATCCTCAACCGTTACCTCGGCATGGCCGGCGGTGCGGAAGTGGTCAGCTCGGCGTTTGCCATGACGGCCCTGGTGTTTGGTGGTCTGTCGGCCTACGTGCTGATCACCCGTAAGGACATGAGCTTCCTGGGTGGCTTCATCACCGCAGGCTTCTTTGTGCTGCTGGCGGCTGTGGTTGCAGGTATGTTCTTCCAGATCAGTGGCCTGCAACTGGCGATCAGCGCGGGTTTTGTGCTGTTCTCCTCGGTGTGCATCCTGTTCCAGACCAGCGCCATCATCCACGGCGGTGAGCGTAACTACATCATGGCGACCGTGAGCCTGTATGTGTCGATCTACAACCTGTTTATCAGCCTGTTGCAGATCTTCGGCATCATGAGCCGCGACGATTGA
- a CDS encoding sensor domain-containing diguanylate cyclase — protein MPVDLQALYPKLIHLMLDTVFVVDSDNQIVFVSDACESLLGYRAEELIGTLIIHYMHPEDLARTRASIVRVMNGQAHVDFRNRYLRKDGSVVHILWAAFWSKEVGARIGVARDVTALTQAEEELRFLAHHDPLTALTNRSLFNDRLDSALQSAQSHDRSLALLFLDINDFKCINDVHGHAMGDRVLCVIARRLERCVHEGDLVARMGGDEFTVLITDIQSPDAVAGKVAQILAVMAEPLGAEFGGVKMPSCSVGVAFYPEDGEDADTLLSHADGEMYRVKRLRVASE, from the coding sequence ATGCCCGTTGACCTACAAGCGCTCTATCCAAAACTGATCCACTTGATGCTGGATACGGTATTCGTCGTCGACAGCGACAACCAGATTGTCTTCGTGAGCGACGCCTGTGAGTCACTGCTCGGCTACCGCGCCGAAGAGCTGATCGGCACCCTGATCATCCACTACATGCACCCTGAAGACCTCGCGCGCACCCGCGCCTCAATAGTTCGGGTCATGAATGGCCAAGCCCACGTCGACTTCCGCAACCGTTATCTGCGCAAGGATGGCAGCGTCGTACACATTTTGTGGGCGGCCTTCTGGTCCAAAGAAGTCGGTGCGCGGATCGGTGTCGCGCGGGACGTAACGGCGCTCACCCAGGCCGAGGAAGAGTTACGCTTCCTCGCCCATCATGACCCGCTGACGGCCCTCACCAACCGATCGCTGTTCAACGATCGGCTCGACAGTGCGCTGCAAAGTGCACAGAGCCATGACCGGAGCTTGGCGTTGCTGTTTCTGGACATCAACGACTTCAAGTGCATCAACGATGTGCATGGTCATGCCATGGGCGATCGCGTGCTCTGTGTGATTGCACGACGGCTAGAGCGCTGTGTGCACGAAGGCGATCTAGTGGCCCGGATGGGCGGTGATGAATTCACGGTACTGATCACGGATATCCAGTCGCCGGATGCGGTTGCCGGGAAGGTGGCGCAGATACTTGCGGTCATGGCTGAGCCACTGGGAGCCGAGTTTGGCGGAGTGAAAATGCCGTCTTGCAGCGTCGGCGTGGCGTTTTATCCGGAGGATGGAGAGGATGCGGATACGCTGTTGAGTCATGCGGATGGGGAGATGTATCGGGTGAAGAGGCTGCGGGTTGCGAGTGAGTGA
- a CDS encoding GNAT family N-acetyltransferase, whose amino-acid sequence MSGKPYHTFTSSKANGMALQLRQARVTDLPAIYRGEESYIRCWEPEHEASWRAQLERHLTRWVENFERLNVAFMGNAFAGYSLWIPEQSYAELCTIHVSPEHRRSGVGMALLEAYALDAARHGFTQLRLSVRPDNPAKRMYEKAGFLCTGTGAHDYLTYKRQA is encoded by the coding sequence ATGTCAGGCAAGCCATACCATACCTTCACGTCATCAAAGGCTAATGGAATGGCACTACAACTCAGACAAGCACGTGTTACCGATCTTCCGGCCATCTACAGAGGCGAGGAGAGCTATATCCGCTGTTGGGAGCCCGAGCATGAAGCATCGTGGCGAGCCCAACTGGAACGGCACCTGACGCGTTGGGTAGAGAATTTTGAACGTCTGAACGTCGCGTTCATGGGTAATGCCTTCGCAGGTTACTCACTCTGGATACCTGAGCAGAGTTACGCAGAACTTTGCACTATCCATGTAAGTCCAGAACATCGGCGTAGCGGGGTGGGAATGGCCCTCTTGGAAGCCTATGCACTGGACGCGGCACGGCACGGATTTACGCAGTTGCGGTTGAGTGTGCGACCTGATAACCCCGCGAAGAGGATGTACGAGAAGGCAGGGTTTTTATGCACCGGTACCGGTGCCCATGATTACCTGACGTATAAGCGCCAAGCGTGA
- the kdsB gene encoding 3-deoxy-manno-octulosonate cytidylyltransferase: MTTAFTVVIPSRYASTRLPGKPLQLIGDKPMIQLVWEQACKSSAERVVVATDDPRIIEACKGFGAEAVLTREDHNSGTDRLAEVATKLGLAPDAIVVNVQGDEPLIPPSVIDQVAANLAAHGEARMATLAEPIEDIDTLFNPNVVKVVSDINGLALTFSRSTLPWARDAFAKHPDVLPEGVPYRRHIGIYAYRAGFLHDFVSWGPCWLENTESLEQLRALWHGVRIHVGDALEAPPAGVDTPEDLERVRRLLGA, translated from the coding sequence ATGACCACAGCCTTTACCGTTGTCATTCCCTCCCGCTACGCGTCGACCCGCTTGCCGGGCAAGCCGCTGCAACTGATCGGCGACAAGCCGATGATCCAGTTGGTGTGGGAACAGGCCTGTAAAAGCAGCGCCGAGCGCGTGGTGGTGGCCACCGATGATCCACGCATCATCGAAGCCTGCAAAGGCTTCGGCGCTGAGGCAGTGCTGACTCGCGAAGACCATAACTCCGGCACCGACCGCCTGGCCGAAGTGGCCACGAAACTCGGCCTGGCACCTGATGCCATCGTGGTCAACGTGCAAGGTGACGAGCCGTTGATTCCGCCGAGCGTGATCGACCAAGTGGCCGCCAACCTGGCCGCCCATGGCGAGGCGCGCATGGCGACCCTGGCCGAACCGATTGAAGACATCGACACCTTGTTCAACCCGAACGTGGTGAAAGTGGTCAGCGACATCAATGGCCTGGCGCTGACGTTCAGCCGTTCGACCTTGCCGTGGGCGCGCGATGCTTTCGCTAAGCACCCCGACGTATTGCCGGAAGGCGTGCCGTATCGCCGTCATATCGGCATCTATGCCTACCGTGCCGGTTTCCTGCATGACTTCGTCAGTTGGGGCCCATGCTGGCTGGAAAACACCGAATCGCTGGAGCAACTGCGTGCCTTGTGGCACGGCGTGCGCATTCATGTGGGCGATGCGCTGGAAGCGCCGCCAGCGGGTGTCGACACTCCGGAAGACCTTGAGCGCGTCCGTCGCCTGCTGGGGGCCTGA
- a CDS encoding DNA internalization-related competence protein ComEC/Rec2 produces MFALALGLLALRFLPALPPAGWLIALLVLALMLLPFRTYPLAFFLLGLSWACISAQWALDDRLKPTLDGQTRWVEGRVIGLPQQTGEGVRFELADSRSRNARLPKRIRVSWRGGPPVHSGERWRLAITLKRPAGLLNFHGFDQEAWLLAQRIGATGTVKDGERLAAARSAWRDGVRQRLMAVDAFGREAGLIALVLGDGSGLAAADWQVLQDTGTVHLLVISGQHIGMLAGLIYGLIAGLARYGLWPRTWPWLPWACGLAFTAALSYGLLAGFGVPVQRACVMVGLVLLWRLRFRHLGLWWPLLLALDGVLVLEPLASLQSGFWLSFAAVAVLILAFGGRLGAWSVWQAWTRPQWLIAVGLLPVLLVLGLPISLSAPLANLVAVPWISLVVLPLALLGTALLPLPFIGEGVLWLAGGALDGLFKGLAWLAGQLPAWIPAEVPQRYWLLSLIGALLLLLPKGVPFRVLGLPMLLLAVFPPRELVPHGQVEVVQLDVGQGQSLILRTRHHTLLYDAGPRSGTFDLGARVVLPSLQKLGVKALDMMLISHADADHAGGAGAIAKGMPIKRVVGGETEGLPAFLGTQSCNSGERWTWDGVTFELWQWPDAISGNPKSCVLQVQANGERLLLTGDIDRAAEQAMLASPLAVPTDWLQAPHHGSRSSSSWAFVEHLAPRSVLISRGRSNAFGHPHPQVMARYQRLGSQVYDSAEQGAVRLQLGAFAPPVVARSQRRFWRERLP; encoded by the coding sequence ATGTTCGCGTTGGCGCTGGGGTTACTGGCCCTGCGTTTTTTACCGGCATTGCCGCCTGCGGGATGGCTGATCGCCTTGCTGGTGCTGGCGTTGATGCTGTTGCCGTTTCGCACTTACCCACTGGCGTTTTTCCTGCTGGGGCTGAGCTGGGCATGCATCAGTGCGCAGTGGGCGCTGGATGATCGCCTCAAGCCGACCCTGGACGGCCAGACACGTTGGGTGGAGGGGCGAGTCATTGGGCTGCCGCAGCAGACGGGCGAAGGGGTGCGTTTCGAATTGGCCGACAGCCGGTCGCGAAATGCCCGGTTGCCCAAACGCATCCGAGTGTCCTGGCGTGGCGGGCCGCCTGTGCACAGCGGTGAGCGCTGGCGCCTGGCAATCACCCTGAAGCGGCCGGCCGGTCTGCTGAATTTTCACGGATTTGACCAGGAAGCCTGGCTGCTCGCCCAACGTATTGGTGCCACCGGCACGGTGAAGGACGGCGAACGTCTGGCTGCGGCGCGCAGCGCCTGGCGGGATGGCGTGCGCCAGCGCTTGATGGCGGTGGATGCCTTTGGTCGGGAAGCAGGCTTGATCGCCCTGGTGCTGGGAGACGGCTCTGGATTGGCCGCCGCTGATTGGCAGGTGCTACAGGACACCGGCACTGTGCATCTGCTGGTTATATCCGGCCAGCACATCGGCATGCTGGCGGGCTTGATCTACGGGTTGATCGCCGGGTTGGCACGTTATGGGCTTTGGCCCCGAACCTGGCCGTGGCTGCCGTGGGCGTGTGGCCTGGCGTTCACGGCCGCGCTGAGTTACGGCTTGCTGGCCGGGTTTGGCGTGCCGGTGCAGCGCGCCTGTGTGATGGTGGGGCTGGTGTTGTTATGGCGGCTGCGCTTCCGGCACCTGGGGCTGTGGTGGCCGTTGCTGTTGGCACTCGATGGGGTGTTGGTCCTGGAGCCGTTGGCCAGTTTACAGTCGGGGTTCTGGTTGTCGTTTGCGGCGGTGGCAGTGCTGATCCTGGCGTTTGGTGGGCGGCTGGGGGCGTGGAGCGTGTGGCAGGCGTGGACCCGCCCCCAGTGGTTGATTGCCGTTGGATTGTTACCTGTCTTGCTGGTGCTGGGGTTGCCCATCAGCCTGAGTGCGCCGCTGGCCAATCTGGTTGCCGTGCCCTGGATCAGCCTGGTGGTGTTACCGCTGGCGTTGCTGGGGACAGCGTTGCTGCCGCTGCCGTTTATAGGGGAGGGAGTGCTATGGCTCGCGGGCGGTGCGTTGGATGGGTTGTTCAAGGGCTTGGCATGGCTTGCCGGACAACTGCCTGCCTGGATTCCGGCCGAGGTACCGCAGCGGTATTGGCTGCTGAGCCTGATCGGTGCGCTGCTATTGCTATTACCCAAGGGCGTGCCATTTCGTGTGCTGGGCTTGCCGATGCTGTTGCTGGCGGTGTTTCCCCCGCGTGAACTGGTGCCCCATGGGCAAGTGGAGGTGGTGCAGTTGGACGTCGGCCAGGGGCAGTCGCTGATCTTGCGTACTCGCCATCACACCTTGCTCTACGACGCCGGCCCGCGCTCCGGAACCTTTGACCTGGGTGCGCGGGTGGTATTGCCGTCGTTGCAAAAACTCGGGGTAAAGGCGTTAGACATGATGTTGATCAGCCATGCCGATGCGGATCATGCCGGCGGCGCGGGGGCGATTGCCAAGGGGATGCCAATCAAACGCGTGGTGGGCGGGGAAACCGAGGGCCTGCCGGCGTTTCTCGGTACGCAGTCGTGCAACAGTGGCGAGCGATGGACCTGGGACGGTGTGACGTTCGAGCTGTGGCAGTGGCCGGACGCTATCAGTGGCAACCCGAAGTCCTGCGTGTTGCAGGTGCAGGCCAATGGTGAGCGCTTACTGTTGACCGGCGATATCGACCGCGCGGCGGAACAGGCAATGCTCGCCTCACCTCTGGCAGTGCCCACCGATTGGTTGCAGGCGCCACACCATGGCAGTCGCAGTTCTTCGTCCTGGGCGTTTGTGGAACACCTTGCCCCTCGTTCGGTGCTCATTTCACGAGGGCGCAGCAATGCGTTCGGCCATCCGCATCCGCAGGTGATGGCACGCTACCAGCGGTTGGGCAGCCAGGTCTATGACAGCGCCGAGCAGGGCGCCGTGCGCCTGCAACTGGGGGCATTTGCACCACCGGTTGTTGCGCGCAGTCAACGCAGGTTCTGGCGTGAACGGTTACCTTAG